One segment of Amycolatopsis alba DSM 44262 DNA contains the following:
- a CDS encoding NAD(P)/FAD-dependent oxidoreductase → MSTTVAVIGGGYGGITVAKELDSFTDVVLVEPREDFVHHVAALRGLVDPEWTDRLFYPYARLLERGRVLRDSAVSVDQGGVMLASGERLTPDYVVLATGAAYPFPAKIDFQDSASAKAKIRATREELAGAEKVLLLGAGPVGLELAGEIKAVWPEKAVTIVDPAKEILPGFPEEFRAEIRRQLDGLGVELVLGTSLTEPPVSEPGQAKTFTSALTDGGEVTADLWFQCYGGAPHTAYLDGSLASARRPDGRVEVNADLRLPGQPRVFALGDITALPEGKLAKVAGDHAEVVVANIRALIEGGALRTHTPGGPMISLPLGPSGGATYAEEAGILDAATTSQIKGSHMMVSRYEEMFRTA, encoded by the coding sequence ATGAGTACGACCGTGGCCGTCATCGGCGGGGGATACGGCGGCATCACCGTCGCCAAGGAACTGGACTCGTTCACCGACGTCGTCCTCGTCGAGCCGCGCGAGGATTTCGTCCACCACGTCGCCGCGTTGCGCGGACTCGTCGATCCTGAGTGGACGGATCGGCTCTTCTACCCGTACGCCCGGCTTCTCGAGCGGGGCCGGGTGTTGCGCGACAGCGCGGTGAGCGTGGACCAGGGCGGCGTCATGCTCGCTTCGGGTGAGCGGCTCACGCCGGACTACGTCGTGCTGGCGACCGGCGCGGCGTACCCGTTCCCGGCGAAGATCGATTTCCAGGACAGTGCTTCGGCGAAGGCGAAGATCCGCGCCACCAGGGAAGAACTCGCGGGCGCGGAGAAGGTCCTGCTGCTCGGTGCCGGCCCGGTGGGCCTCGAACTGGCGGGCGAGATCAAGGCGGTATGGCCGGAGAAGGCCGTGACGATCGTCGACCCGGCGAAGGAGATCCTGCCCGGTTTCCCGGAGGAATTCCGCGCGGAGATCCGCCGCCAGCTCGACGGACTGGGCGTCGAACTCGTGCTCGGCACGTCGCTGACCGAACCGCCGGTCTCGGAACCGGGGCAGGCGAAGACGTTCACCTCGGCGCTCACCGATGGCGGCGAGGTGACCGCGGACCTGTGGTTCCAGTGCTACGGCGGCGCGCCGCACACCGCGTACCTCGACGGCTCCCTCGCCTCTGCCCGGCGGCCGGACGGCCGGGTGGAGGTGAACGCCGACCTGCGGCTCCCCGGTCAGCCGCGGGTGTTCGCGCTCGGCGACATCACCGCGCTGCCGGAAGGGAAACTGGCGAAGGTGGCAGGCGACCACGCGGAGGTCGTCGTGGCCAACATCCGCGCGCTGATCGAGGGCGGCGCACTGCGGACCCACACCCCTGGCGGGCCGATGATCTCGCTGCCGCTCGGGCCTTCCGGGGGCGCGACCTACGCCGAGGAGGCCGGGATCCTGGACGCGGCGACGACCTCGCAGATCAAGGGGTCGCACATGATGGTGTCCCGCTACGAGGAGATGTTCAGGACGGCGTAG
- a CDS encoding MarR family winged helix-turn-helix transcriptional regulator produces MTTAEDLGFATALVRLSHLVQRAFIDVGRSHDLTPQQAQLLCVLAQGETGVGMTDLGRLLNLEKSSVTGLVDRVQRRALVERVADSGDRRALKITLTEEGLRLANAAHEGVVDKIEEMAAGLPAEQREAIAAAAVRMAPED; encoded by the coding sequence ATGACCACGGCCGAAGACCTCGGATTCGCGACGGCACTGGTGCGGCTCTCGCATCTGGTGCAGCGGGCTTTCATCGACGTCGGCCGGTCTCACGACCTCACGCCGCAGCAGGCGCAGCTGCTCTGCGTGCTGGCGCAGGGGGAGACAGGCGTCGGGATGACCGACCTCGGCCGGCTGCTGAACCTGGAGAAGTCCAGTGTCACCGGCCTGGTGGACCGGGTGCAGCGGCGCGCGCTCGTCGAGCGGGTCGCGGATTCCGGTGATCGCCGCGCGCTCAAGATCACGCTGACGGAAGAGGGACTCCGGCTCGCGAACGCCGCTCACGAAGGCGTCGTCGACAAGATCGAGGAGATGGCGGCGGGACTCCCGGCCGAACAGCGTGAGGCGATCGCGGCGGCCGCGGTGCGGATGGCGCCCGAAGACTGA
- the crcB gene encoding fluoride efflux transporter CrcB: protein MTVLFVALGGGLGAILRFLTDLRVRARRGDTFPWGTLTVNIAGSAILGVLTGWALHGGQPDGIRSLLAVGFCGGLTTFSTFGYETLRLFTEKTKARAVLNAGVTMAAGIGAAAAGLLLAAAVWP from the coding sequence ATGACCGTTCTTTTCGTCGCACTCGGCGGCGGTCTCGGCGCGATCCTGCGGTTCCTGACCGACCTGCGGGTGCGGGCGCGGCGGGGCGACACCTTCCCGTGGGGCACGCTGACGGTCAACATCGCGGGCTCGGCGATCCTCGGGGTCCTCACCGGCTGGGCGCTGCACGGCGGCCAGCCGGACGGGATCCGCTCCCTGCTGGCCGTCGGGTTCTGCGGCGGGCTCACGACGTTCTCGACCTTCGGCTACGAAACGCTGCGCCTGTTCACCGAGAAGACGAAGGCGCGTGCCGTGCTGAACGCCGGTGTCACGATGGCCGCCGGGATCGGCGCCGCGGCGGCGGGCCTCCTGCTCGCCGCCGCCGTCTGGCCCTGA
- a CDS encoding LLM class F420-dependent oxidoreductase, with product MKRWGITIPLTGVPLAAHKEMVQELPDLGYTDAWSAETAGNDAFTPLVLASQWAPQLRLGTAIVPVYTRGPGLLAMSAATVAELAPGRFVLGIGASSPVIVKNWNAAEFEAPFARSRDTLRFLRSALAGEKVTETYESFSVSKFRLERPADPPPSIMLAALRPGMLRLAAKEADGAITNWLAASDVPKVRAEIGPDTELAARIFVCPTEDKAAARGLGRMLISSYLTVPVYAAFHEWLGRGEALAPMREAWAAGDRQKANQVIPDEVVDDLIVHGSLDSCREQVQSYVDNGLTTPIIALLPTGEDPFAQVRGLAPR from the coding sequence ATGAAACGGTGGGGCATCACCATTCCGCTGACCGGGGTACCGCTCGCGGCGCACAAGGAGATGGTGCAGGAGCTGCCGGATCTCGGCTACACCGACGCGTGGTCGGCCGAGACGGCGGGCAACGACGCCTTCACCCCGCTGGTGCTGGCCTCGCAGTGGGCGCCGCAGCTGCGGCTGGGCACCGCGATCGTGCCGGTGTACACGCGCGGACCCGGTCTGCTGGCGATGAGTGCGGCCACGGTCGCGGAACTGGCGCCCGGCCGGTTCGTGCTCGGCATCGGCGCGTCGTCGCCGGTGATCGTGAAGAACTGGAACGCCGCCGAGTTCGAAGCCCCCTTCGCCCGTTCGCGGGACACGCTGCGGTTCCTGCGGTCGGCGCTGGCGGGGGAGAAGGTCACCGAGACCTACGAATCCTTCTCCGTCAGCAAGTTCCGGCTGGAACGGCCCGCCGACCCGCCGCCGTCGATCATGCTCGCCGCCCTGCGACCGGGGATGCTGCGGCTGGCCGCGAAGGAGGCCGACGGCGCCATCACCAACTGGCTCGCCGCCTCCGACGTGCCGAAGGTCCGGGCCGAGATCGGCCCGGACACCGAACTCGCCGCGCGGATCTTCGTCTGCCCCACCGAGGACAAGGCCGCCGCGCGCGGGCTCGGCCGGATGCTCATCTCGAGCTATCTGACCGTGCCGGTGTACGCGGCGTTCCACGAATGGCTGGGCCGCGGCGAGGCGCTCGCGCCGATGCGCGAGGCGTGGGCCGCCGGCGACCGGCAGAAGGCGAACCAGGTCATCCCGGACGAGGTCGTCGACGACCTGATCGTCCACGGCAGCCTGGATTCCTGCCGTGAGCAGGTGCAGTCCTATGTGGACAACGGGCTGACGACGCCGATCATCGCCCTGCTGCCGACGGGTGAGGATCCGTTCGCGCAGGTGCGGGGCCTCGCTCCGCGCTGA